The Apium graveolens cultivar Ventura unplaced genomic scaffold, ASM990537v1 ctg7881, whole genome shotgun sequence genome includes a region encoding these proteins:
- the LOC141704468 gene encoding protein FAR1-RELATED SEQUENCE 5-like — translation MTRYNMIFAPFTGIDKHDKCVTFVAFLLSHENIEDYTWAFDHFIKAMGRNPVFILTDQCPAMKDDVHNSFSDKNGLIASKHRLCMWHIMQKFSIKLGNCLFKETDFMEKMKTYIWSSILETDEFERGSTKVLKEFKLDDHKWRSDMYLIRSSWIPSFFRDEPMFGLTRITSRSESENFFFGQFHRQRDTLCEFWLRFQSAMEHQRNETERLDHESKTCIPETLSTWFIEDNAATLFTRAIFYIVQEKIISSCLDMQIKRMSAEINGVTHMEIGDVKVKDKLVKMSVSKDHIVCSCKKIIMYVIVCRHAFCGLKQLGVTKFPMSLALNRWMKIDNSGTMFNSVSVTNDYIKMQQAFLKLRNIWYDFLQAVSKTGMVFEKLDFVHQTIKQLNTDLDFQGRCDVFTKRDHIAAMVEEQPSEEISILGPNVYKNKGNYFKRLIGAREKALNKSKKTSRQCSLCKAYTHDQRRCVKRNKVVVE, via the exons ATGACGCG GTACAATATGATATTTGCCCCTTTCACTGGTATAGATAAACACGACAAGTGTGTTACTTTTGTTGCTTTCCTTTTATCACATGAGAATATTGAGGATTATACTTGGGCTTTTGATCACTTTATCAAAGCTATGGGAAGAAATCCAGTTTTTATTCTTACTGACCAGTGTCCTGCTATGAAGGACGATGTACATAATTCATTTTCTGACAAAAATGGTTTAATTGCTAGTAAGCATCGTCTATGCATGTGGCACATTATGCAAAAATTCTCTATCAAG CTTGGGAATTGTTTATTTAAAGAGACGGATTTTATGGAGAAAATGAAGACTTACATATGGTCTTCAATTTTAGAGACTGATGAGTTTGAGAGAGGCTCGACGAAAGTTTTAAAGGAGTTCAAATTAGACGATCATAAGTGGCGTTCAGACATGTATTTAATTAGATCTTCTTGGATTCCATCATTTTTTAGAGACGAGCCTATGTTTGGTCTAACGAGGATAACATCAAGATCAGAGAGTGAGAATTTCTTTTTTGGGCAGTTTCATAGGCAAAGAGATACtctatgtgaattttggttgcgTTTCCAAAGCGCAATGGAACATCAAAGGAATGAAACTGAAAGGTTGGATCATGAGTCAAAAACTTGCATTCCGGAGACATTATCAACATGGTTTATTGAAGATAATGCAGCAACTTTGTTCACTCGTGCAATATTTTATATAGTTCAGGAAAAAATAATTTCTTCTTGTTTGGATATGCAAATAAAGCGAATGAGTGCGGAGATAAATGGGGTTACGCACATGGAAATCGGTGATGTCAAAGTTAAAGATAAACTAGTTAAG ATGTCTGTTAGTAAGGATCATATTGTTTGTTCatgtaaaaaaattataatgTATGTAATAGTTTGTAGACATGCTTTTTGTGGTTTGAAACAATTAGGAGTTACGAAGTTTCCTATGAGCCTAGCTCTAAATCGTTGGATGAAAATTGATAATTCAGGGACTATGTTCAATTCAGTTTCAGTAACAAATGATTATATAAAGATGCAACAAGCCTTTCTGAAATTGAGAAATATCTGGTATGATTTTCTTCAAGCTGTTAGCAAGACTGGAATGGTGTTTGAGAAGCTCGATTTTGTGCATCAAACTATTAAACAGTTGAATACTGATTTGGATTTTCAAGGTCGTTGTGATGTATTTACTAAGAGAGATCACATTGCTGCTATGGTTGAGGAACAACCTAGCGAAGAAATTTCTATACTCGGGCCAAATGTGTACAAGAACAAAGGAAACTACTTCAAAAGACTGATTGGCGCGAGAGAGAAAGCTCTGAATAAATCCAAAAAAACAAGTCGGCAATGTTCGCTTTGTAAGGCATATACTCATGATCAGAGGAGATGTGTTAAGAGGAATAAAGTTGTGGTAGAGTAA